In the genome of Ignavibacteriales bacterium, one region contains:
- a CDS encoding MATE family efflux transporter, which translates to MLIFILHGINFISLMLLVPLSIDYLGEVKYGIWVTLSSVVMWINNFDFGIGNGLRNKLSESFAENDLVKAKRYISTAYSVFAKLVAGLILSFVIIAPFIDWTSVFNSPQSISNEVEETIFFVFITYSLLFFTKLISSVINADQKPALNSFLGVLGNVLTLLAIYALHKTTSSNLILLGVFSSLMPLIIFIIASIVLFRSIYKKVAPSIKSSDKHYTKDLVGLGLKFFVIQLSGVIMFASQNLIITQLLGPEQVTVYNVAYRYFYFIPLIFNVVLTPLWSAYTEAYTKNEMSWIINSIKKIHYVWFILSVIVVLMVIASDFVYNIWVGSEIKVPFLLSILMGIYVIIFNWNNIYAYFLNGIGKIKLQFYYSILIALLNIPVSILLVKYFDLDLSGVVISGCIFLGVGAIWAPVQYSKIINRKAKGIWNK; encoded by the coding sequence ATGCTGATCTTTATACTGCACGGCATAAATTTTATATCACTAATGTTGCTCGTTCCGCTTTCAATTGATTACCTTGGCGAAGTCAAATATGGTATCTGGGTTACTTTAAGTTCTGTTGTGATGTGGATAAATAATTTTGATTTTGGCATTGGGAATGGATTAAGGAATAAACTCTCAGAATCTTTTGCTGAAAATGATTTAGTGAAAGCTAAAAGATATATAAGCACAGCTTATTCGGTATTTGCTAAACTTGTAGCCGGACTAATACTTTCATTTGTAATCATCGCCCCATTTATTGACTGGACATCTGTTTTTAATTCTCCACAGAGTATCAGCAATGAAGTGGAAGAGACTATCTTTTTTGTATTCATTACATATTCATTACTTTTTTTTACAAAACTCATTTCATCAGTTATTAATGCGGATCAGAAACCTGCTCTTAACAGTTTTTTGGGTGTCCTCGGAAATGTTCTGACACTACTTGCAATTTATGCATTGCACAAAACAACAAGCAGTAACCTCATATTGCTAGGTGTTTTTTCTTCTTTAATGCCTTTGATAATTTTTATTATCGCCTCAATTGTACTCTTTAGAAGTATTTATAAAAAAGTCGCGCCGTCAATAAAGTCTTCTGATAAACATTACACAAAAGATTTGGTAGGACTTGGACTAAAGTTTTTTGTAATCCAATTGTCAGGCGTAATAATGTTTGCCTCCCAGAATTTAATAATAACTCAGTTGCTTGGTCCCGAACAGGTAACGGTTTACAATGTTGCTTACAGGTATTTTTATTTTATTCCTTTGATCTTTAATGTTGTGTTAACTCCATTGTGGTCAGCATATACTGAAGCTTATACGAAAAATGAAATGTCTTGGATAATAAATTCCATAAAAAAGATTCACTATGTATGGTTTATCTTATCAGTCATTGTTGTGTTGATGGTAATCGCCTCCGATTTTGTTTATAACATCTGGGTAGGTAGTGAGATAAAGGTTCCTTTTTTGCTTTCAATTCTGATGGGAATTTATGTTATTATTTTTAACTGGAATAATATTTACGCTTACTTCCTGAATGGCATCGGGAAAATAAAACTTCAGTTTTATTATTCTATATTAATTGCACTCTTAAATATTCCGGTTTCTATTCTGCTTGTAAAATATTTTGATCTTGATCTTAGTGGAGTCGTGATTTCAGGTTGCATATTTCTTGGTGTTGGTGCAATATGGGCGCCGGTTCAGTACTCGAAAATAATAAACAGAAAAGCTAAAGGCATCTGGAATAAATGA
- a CDS encoding glycosyltransferase translates to MPKVSIVILNYNGKRFLNDCISSVLKQDFTDYEIILVDNNSSDGSADFIREKFLQIKLIQSDKNLGFAGGNNLGVNHSSGELIVLLNNDTVTKDNWLKNLVAAVDKDNVAIASPLILNEHTPMKYWERKGSINFLGHNIMLVFSKEEEIFSSSGACLIYKKDLLGIPFDEDYFAYSEDVYLGLRARFMGYEIHHTNNSEIYHFEGGSFNRTPNQLKTFIQERNRLLNMFLFFSLKTNLKLIPIYLFNIITKLSVALIFGWHKKYKKYSLPGLLQAYFWFIRNISLVLNKRKKLASQKSINEKNVIKFMTYKLDNGESLPGKFINYMAKIYFTVVNIRTYEFYHDSSTGRLNTTLY, encoded by the coding sequence ATGCCAAAAGTATCTATTGTAATATTGAATTATAACGGCAAAAGATTTTTGAATGATTGCATTTCATCAGTGCTGAAACAGGATTTTACAGACTATGAAATAATTTTAGTCGATAATAATTCAAGCGATGGTAGTGCGGATTTTATCAGAGAGAAATTTCTACAAATAAAATTGATTCAATCAGATAAGAACCTCGGCTTTGCAGGTGGAAATAATCTTGGAGTGAATCACTCAAGTGGTGAATTAATTGTACTTCTGAACAATGACACGGTAACAAAAGATAACTGGCTTAAAAACCTGGTAGCGGCAGTGGACAAAGACAATGTTGCAATTGCTTCTCCGTTAATTTTAAATGAACACACTCCAATGAAATACTGGGAAAGAAAAGGTTCAATAAATTTTCTAGGTCATAATATTATGCTTGTCTTCAGTAAAGAAGAAGAAATATTTTCATCCAGCGGCGCATGTCTTATATACAAAAAGGATTTACTCGGAATACCATTTGACGAAGACTATTTTGCTTACAGTGAAGATGTATATCTTGGACTAAGAGCAAGATTTATGGGATATGAAATCCATCATACAAACAACTCAGAGATTTATCACTTTGAAGGAGGTTCATTTAACCGGACACCTAACCAATTAAAAACGTTTATTCAGGAAAGGAACAGACTACTGAATATGTTTTTGTTCTTTTCACTTAAGACCAATTTAAAACTTATACCGATATATCTGTTCAATATTATAACAAAACTCTCTGTTGCATTAATCTTTGGATGGCACAAGAAATATAAAAAGTATTCACTACCCGGGCTGTTACAAGCTTATTTTTGGTTTATCAGGAATATATCCCTGGTACTTAATAAGAGAAAAAAACTAGCGTCGCAAAAATCTATAAATGAAAAGAATGTTATAAAATTTATGACATATAAACTTGATAACGGTGAAAGTTTGCCAGGCAAATTCATTAATTACATGGCAAAAATATATTTTACTGTTGTAAACATTAGAACTTATGAATTTTATCACGACTCTAGCACTGGAAGATTAAATACGACATTATATTAA
- a CDS encoding glycosyltransferase, translating into MKISIITPVFNSAKSISRNVNSIVKQTHQDFEQIVIDNLSNDDTLNIIQNIYNEHGVNNKLKIISEPDSGIADAFNKGINASSGNVIAILNSDDEYYNDKVFEEVINLFKESEPSFVYGDIKFIDAIYGSNLRKPLLCDLSVAMPYNHPAMFIKKELYQKCGMYDTSFKYAMDYELIVRLEKNIPLFRDKGKYLSGQPIALMNAGGESWKNEIKGIKETRLALIKHGLWNFSAKKNYVLRISRVRIKKIIHLLGLKYLIALWRNHKWS; encoded by the coding sequence ATGAAGATATCTATTATTACTCCAGTTTTTAATTCTGCAAAAAGTATTTCGCGGAATGTTAATTCAATAGTAAAACAGACCCATCAGGATTTTGAACAAATTGTTATCGATAATCTGAGTAATGATGATACACTTAACATTATCCAGAATATTTACAATGAACACGGAGTAAATAATAAACTAAAAATTATTAGTGAACCAGATTCAGGTATTGCCGACGCTTTTAACAAAGGTATTAATGCTTCATCCGGGAATGTAATTGCCATTCTGAATAGTGATGATGAATATTACAATGATAAAGTCTTTGAAGAAGTAATAAATCTTTTTAAGGAAAGTGAACCGAGTTTTGTATATGGCGATATAAAATTTATAGATGCTATTTATGGTTCAAATTTAAGAAAACCTTTGCTCTGTGATCTTTCCGTAGCGATGCCCTACAATCATCCTGCGATGTTTATTAAAAAAGAACTATATCAGAAGTGCGGGATGTATGATACTTCATTTAAATATGCTATGGACTATGAATTAATTGTGCGGCTGGAAAAAAACATTCCTCTCTTCAGAGATAAAGGTAAATACCTTTCAGGTCAACCAATAGCTTTGATGAATGCGGGCGGTGAATCCTGGAAAAATGAAATAAAAGGAATCAAGGAAACAAGGTTAGCTTTAATTAAACATGGATTATGGAATTTTTCAGCAAAAAAAAATTATGTTTTAAGAATAAGCAGAGTCAGGATTAAAAAAATTATTCACTTGCTCGGGCTTAAATATCTTATCGCCCTTTGGAGGAATCACAAATGGAGTTAA
- a CDS encoding glycosyltransferase, with the protein MKTSIKVIIISSRADYGGGPEHIFKLLNYLKEDMNFFVACPKDLPYWERYCSLIGADNLIEIPHRQFNLKHFFRLLKFIVENKIAIIHSHGKGAGIYSRIISALTGTPVVHTFHGIHYYKYGAIKKNIQLFIEKVLAFFTRRFIVVSEGEMKTAINLKIAKKEKLSLILNGVEIGNEIVEYSKVKTANPVISTITRFDHAKNPELLIPILKALNENDKTFLIKTIGSGESESSIKAAAEEMGLTSKFIFGGASNNPKEYLLNSFCYISTSRAEGLPLGVLEAMSVGLPVVATNVVGNNDIIENGVNGFLYDIDKPESASKIISSLYEDEVLWKKISEAGRRTIEIKYNIARMINQTKDVYLEIFSRGKISK; encoded by the coding sequence ATGAAAACATCCATAAAAGTAATTATTATTTCATCGCGCGCTGACTATGGAGGTGGTCCGGAACATATTTTCAAACTTTTAAATTATTTAAAAGAGGACATGAATTTTTTTGTTGCCTGCCCAAAAGATCTTCCATACTGGGAAAGATATTGCAGTCTGATCGGGGCAGATAATCTAATTGAAATTCCGCATCGTCAATTCAACCTAAAACATTTTTTCCGGCTTCTTAAGTTCATTGTTGAAAATAAGATTGCCATAATTCATTCTCATGGAAAAGGCGCAGGAATCTATAGCCGTATTATTTCAGCCTTAACCGGAACTCCTGTTGTACATACTTTCCATGGTATTCATTACTATAAGTATGGAGCAATAAAAAAGAATATTCAACTATTTATCGAAAAGGTATTAGCTTTTTTTACACGAAGATTTATTGTGGTTTCAGAGGGAGAAATGAAAACTGCAATTAATTTAAAGATTGCCAAAAAAGAAAAGCTTTCACTCATTCTTAATGGAGTAGAAATAGGAAATGAGATTGTTGAATATTCGAAAGTTAAGACAGCGAACCCGGTCATTTCAACGATAACGAGATTTGATCACGCTAAGAACCCTGAATTGCTTATCCCCATATTGAAGGCTTTGAATGAAAACGATAAGACTTTCTTAATAAAAACTATTGGCAGCGGAGAAAGTGAAAGTAGTATTAAAGCGGCGGCAGAAGAAATGGGATTAACATCAAAATTTATCTTTGGCGGGGCTTCTAATAATCCCAAAGAATATTTACTGAATTCATTTTGTTATATTTCCACGTCCCGTGCGGAAGGACTTCCGCTTGGTGTTCTTGAAGCTATGTCTGTCGGCCTTCCGGTGGTTGCAACGAATGTCGTTGGCAACAACGATATAATAGAGAATGGTGTAAATGGTTTTTTATATGATATTGATAAACCCGAATCAGCATCGAAAATTATTTCATCATTATATGAAGACGAAGTACTCTGGAAAAAAATATCGGAAGCAGGCAGAAGAACAATCGAAATAAAATATAATATTGCCCGAATGATAAATCAGACTAAAGACGTTTACCTGGAAATATTTAGCCGGGGAAAAATCAGTAAATGA
- a CDS encoding glycosyltransferase produces MKTAIVHDWFASYAGSEKCVESFTNIWTDADVFTLFNLLNYEESQKVFKNKNLNTSFLQKAPFIKTKHRNYLPFFPYAIEQFDVSGYDFVLTSSHAVAKGVITNSDQLNICYCYTPIRYAWDLYHQYLKAANLTSGIKGFIAKNILHYIRMWDSTTANRVNYFVGISHYIAKRIEKIYGRKADVIYPPVDTKKFECSTTKDDYYLAASRFVPYKKIDLIVETFKDFDGRKLVLIGDGPDQNKIRALLSKNVEYIGYQPDVKLKEYMQKAKAFIFAAEEDFGIIPVEALSCGTPVIAFNKGGASETIIDGESGIHFNEQSITSLREAILKFEKNENKFDSVFLNQYAKKFDRKVFEENITRYVDEKSNIFFNRKNMK; encoded by the coding sequence ATGAAAACAGCTATCGTACACGACTGGTTTGCAAGTTATGCCGGCTCTGAAAAATGTGTTGAGTCTTTTACAAACATCTGGACAGATGCTGATGTTTTTACTCTTTTCAATTTGTTGAACTATGAGGAATCACAAAAAGTATTTAAGAATAAAAACCTTAATACTTCATTTCTGCAAAAAGCTCCGTTCATAAAAACGAAACACAGGAATTATCTCCCATTTTTTCCTTATGCAATTGAACAGTTTGATGTTTCAGGTTATGATTTTGTTTTAACAAGTTCTCATGCGGTTGCGAAAGGGGTCATTACAAATTCAGATCAACTGAATATATGTTACTGTTACACCCCAATAAGGTATGCCTGGGACTTGTATCATCAATACTTAAAAGCGGCAAACCTTACAAGTGGTATAAAAGGTTTCATTGCAAAGAATATACTTCATTACATAAGGATGTGGGATTCAACAACCGCAAACCGTGTTAATTATTTTGTTGGAATCTCTCACTACATTGCCAAAAGAATTGAAAAAATTTATGGCAGAAAAGCTGACGTTATTTATCCGCCTGTTGATACAAAGAAGTTTGAGTGCAGCACTACAAAAGATGATTACTACCTTGCGGCATCCCGTTTTGTCCCATACAAAAAAATCGATCTTATTGTTGAAACATTTAAAGATTTTGACGGAAGAAAATTAGTTCTTATCGGCGATGGTCCCGATCAGAATAAAATCCGGGCGTTGCTTTCAAAGAATGTTGAATACATCGGTTATCAACCCGATGTAAAACTAAAAGAGTATATGCAAAAAGCTAAAGCATTTATTTTTGCTGCCGAAGAAGATTTTGGAATTATTCCTGTGGAAGCACTATCCTGCGGCACTCCTGTAATTGCATTTAATAAAGGAGGAGCTTCCGAAACTATAATTGATGGTGAATCAGGAATTCATTTTAATGAGCAAAGTATAACATCCTTACGTGAAGCAATTTTAAAATTCGAAAAGAATGAAAATAAATTTGATTCAGTGTTTCTGAATCAATACGCAAAAAAGTTTGACAGAAAAGTATTTGAAGAAAATATAACCCGCTATGTTGATGAGAAAAGCAATATTTTCTTTAACAGAAAAAACATGAAATAA
- a CDS encoding exopolysaccharide biosynthesis polyprenyl glycosylphosphotransferase, producing the protein MLANKKSIYYLRLFLDLFIINLSFLASAVFAQSWEILLERNYMFILMAGLNFSWYLFSDVINFYDDFNTKHFSYQLLNVLKLAALQVIVSILFIFAAKELLFTRNFILYNSLIVISVISIRIILLRVILGSLMRKEKNQKNLLIVGAGETGRSIKELIVKHPEFGLRFSGYVDIEKDSVLIDDYLGTTEELDRIITQIKIDTVVIALSLVDPLLLDNIIRVCNKHAVRTHIIPDYFKFLSKKYQVNLIGDFPVITVRAEPLSEIHWRFLKRIFDINFSLLVFALVLWWLIPVIYLLNLINSRGKLFFIQERTGAHGKTFNCYKFRTMHESKQTDTFVPVVQDDPRITELGKILRRTNLDELPQFINVFKGDMSVVGPRPHMISFQKIYEQMVEEIKIRSWVKPGITGWAQIHGLRGDVPDFEENKKRMKKRIDYDLWYIENWSPWLDIQIILLTGWQMVKGDTKGI; encoded by the coding sequence ATGCTTGCTAATAAAAAGTCTATATACTATCTGAGACTCTTCCTTGATTTGTTCATAATAAACTTATCATTTCTTGCCAGCGCGGTATTTGCGCAGTCCTGGGAAATACTTCTTGAGCGGAACTATATGTTTATTCTTATGGCAGGTTTAAATTTTTCCTGGTATTTATTTTCAGATGTAATAAATTTTTATGATGATTTTAACACAAAACATTTTTCCTACCAGTTATTAAACGTACTGAAACTAGCAGCTCTACAGGTTATTGTGTCTATACTTTTCATCTTTGCTGCCAAGGAACTTTTGTTCACCAGAAATTTTATCCTGTATAATTCTCTGATAGTGATTTCGGTCATCAGTATCAGGATAATACTATTAAGAGTTATTCTGGGCAGTCTTATGAGAAAAGAAAAAAATCAGAAAAATCTGCTGATAGTCGGTGCCGGAGAAACGGGTCGGAGTATAAAAGAATTAATTGTAAAGCATCCTGAGTTCGGATTAAGATTTTCAGGATATGTCGATATTGAAAAAGATTCTGTGCTTATTGATGACTATTTAGGAACTACGGAAGAACTGGACAGGATAATCACTCAAATTAAAATTGATACGGTTGTAATAGCATTATCTTTAGTTGATCCTCTTCTTCTCGATAACATCATTCGTGTTTGTAATAAGCACGCGGTAAGGACGCATATTATTCCGGATTACTTTAAGTTTCTTTCAAAAAAATACCAGGTAAATCTTATCGGAGATTTTCCTGTAATTACCGTAAGGGCAGAACCGCTTTCAGAAATTCACTGGCGATTCCTTAAACGTATTTTCGATATAAATTTTTCACTGTTAGTGTTTGCTCTTGTGCTTTGGTGGCTCATTCCTGTAATCTATTTGCTTAATCTCATTAATTCCCGCGGAAAACTTTTTTTCATACAGGAACGAACAGGAGCACATGGAAAAACATTTAACTGTTATAAGTTCAGAACAATGCATGAGTCAAAACAAACAGATACTTTTGTACCGGTTGTTCAGGATGATCCAAGAATAACAGAGCTCGGAAAAATATTAAGAAGAACGAACCTCGATGAGCTTCCCCAGTTCATTAATGTTTTTAAAGGTGATATGTCTGTTGTTGGTCCCCGTCCTCACATGATATCATTCCAAAAAATTTATGAGCAGATGGTTGAAGAAATAAAAATACGAAGCTGGGTCAAACCCGGCATAACGGGTTGGGCACAGATTCACGGGCTTCGCGGTGATGTACCTGATTTTGAAGAAAATAAAAAACGAATGAAAAAAAGAATTGATTATGATCTATGGTACATTGAGAACTGGTCTCCTTGGCTCGATATACAGATAATTCTTCTGACTGGCTGGCAGATGGTTAAGGGTGATACAAAGGGCATTTAA